A window of Halopseudomonas sabulinigri genomic DNA:
GAAGTCATGGACAGCGGCGGGCTGGTGTCGGACGACCTGATCATCGGTCTGATCAAGGAACGCATCACCCAGGAAGATTGCGCCAACGGCTTTTTGTTTGACGGCTTTCCGCGCACCATTCCGCAGGCTGAAGCGCTGGTTGAGGCCAATATCGAGCTGGACCACGTGCTGGAGATCGCCGTCGCCGACGAAGAGATTGTCGCCCGCCTGTCCGGCCGCCGCGTGCATCCTGACTCCGGCCGCATCTATCACGTTGAGCACAACCCACCGAAAGTCGCCGGCAAGGATGACGTGACCGGTGAAGATCTGATTCAGCGCGATGACGACAAGGAAGAGACCGTGCGCAAGCGTCTGCAGGTCTATCACACGCAAACCAAGCCGCTGGTCGAGTTTTACAAGCAACTGGCTGCCGACAAGGGCGCGCCCAAGTGCTCCAAGGTAGAAGGTATTGGTTCGGTCGAGCAGATCACCGCCAAGGTACTGGCAGCGCTGAGCTGAGCTGCACCTGCTTGACCTCTTTACCTGCTTGAATCAAGGCCCGTGTTGACTCCTGTCGCACGGGCCTTTGCATTTGGGTACAATTCCCGCCCACTTTAAAGCGACCGCTGAAAACCCATGACCACACTGCTTGCGCTGGATACTGCCACTGAAGCCTGCTCGGCTGCCCTGTTGCATCAGGGCGAGGTGGTTTTTCGCAGCGAAGTCATACCGCGTCAGCACGCGCAGCGACTGCTGCCCATGCTCGAGGAGCTTTTACAGGAGCGCGGCATAACGCTGGCCCAGGTCGACGCCCTGGTATTCGGGCGCGGGCCGGGTGCTTTTACCGGTGTGCGTATAGCCACCGGCATGGTGCAGGGTCTGGCCTTTGCCAGTGGCAAGCCGGTGATCGCTATCTCCAATCTGGCCGCGCTGGCGCAACGCGCTTGGCGGGAGCATCAGGCGGAGTCTGTAGCGGCGGCGATCGATGCGCGCATGGACGAGGTTTACTGGGGCGTGTTTGCTCAGCGTGATGGCGTAATGCAGGCAGTTTCCGACGAGCGGGTATGTGCTCCAGAACAGGTAACCTTGCCCGATGGCACTGCTTGC
This region includes:
- the adk gene encoding adenylate kinase, translated to MRVILLGAPGAGKGTQAQFICERFGIPQISTGDMLRAAIKAGTDLGKQVKEVMDSGGLVSDDLIIGLIKERITQEDCANGFLFDGFPRTIPQAEALVEANIELDHVLEIAVADEEIVARLSGRRVHPDSGRIYHVEHNPPKVAGKDDVTGEDLIQRDDDKEETVRKRLQVYHTQTKPLVEFYKQLAADKGAPKCSKVEGIGSVEQITAKVLAALS
- the tsaB gene encoding tRNA (adenosine(37)-N6)-threonylcarbamoyltransferase complex dimerization subunit type 1 TsaB, with translation MTTLLALDTATEACSAALLHQGEVVFRSEVIPRQHAQRLLPMLEELLQERGITLAQVDALVFGRGPGAFTGVRIATGMVQGLAFASGKPVIAISNLAALAQRAWREHQAESVAAAIDARMDEVYWGVFAQRDGVMQAVSDERVCAPEQVTLPDGTACAAVSGAGTGWQYAERLAVKPAVCWPQMLPDARDLLALAMPHWLAGEVLDAADAQPIYLRDKVATPKAQR